Sequence from the Ancalomicrobiaceae bacterium S20 genome:
GGCGACAACCTGCCGCCGCCCGGCCTCTACCACCGGATCCTGCGCGAGGTCGAATATCCGCTGATCTCGGCGGCACTCGCCGCGACGCGCGGCAACCAGATCAAGGCGGCCGAGCTGCTCGGGGTCAACCGCAACACGCTCCGCAAGAAGATCCGCGATCTCGACATCCAGGTGATCCGCTCGTCGCGGTGAGCGACCCAAACGGGAGACCCTCGCATGACGCTTTGGCTGTTTCTCGAGGCGGTCGTCGCCGGGATCATCTATGTGATCGTGCCGGGTCCGGCCACGCTCGCCGTGCTGGGGCTCAGCGCGAGCCACGGACGCGGGCGGGCGGCGCTGTTTCTCGCGGCGCATTTCGCCGGCGATGTCGTCTGGTCGGTCCTGGCGCTCGCCGCGCTGCTCGGGGCGAGCCGGCTCGGGCCGGAGCTGTTCCACCTGCTCGGCCTCGCCTGTGGCGGCTACCTGATCTACGTCGGCGTGCAGGCGATCCGCACCCGTCGCGGCGCCGGCGGCGCGGCCGAGGCGGTCGGGGCGGCCAGTCCGCTGCGGACCGGGCTGCTGTTCGGCCTGACCAACCCGAAGGCCTATCCCTTCGCGCTCGCCATGTTCGGCGCGCTCGCGGTCGAGGTCGGCGGCGGCATCGCCTTGCGCGAGGCGGTGTTCCTGTTGATCGGTACCTCGCTCGGTATCGCCATGGGCGGGTTCTTCACGATCTACTGGACCGGGCTCGCGCCGATCTCTCGGCTGTTCGGCCGGTTCCGGGTCGGGCTCGTGCGCGCGGCGGGCGTCCTGTTCGTGCTGATCGGCGCCAAGACGGCCTGGGATGCCGCAGCGGCGCTCCGGCGCGGCTGAGCGATACCCCGCATATTTTCAGTCCTGACGACGCTGTGACCAATTTGCGCTGCCCGATAGGTCGGATTTTTGCTATTTGTTAACGACGATGGAATCGGACGCGGGACGGCGAGGGCGATCGCGATGAGGGGCATTCGGGCGCTTGTGCTTGCGGGCGCGACGGCGGTGACGCTGTCGCTGCCGACGGCGGCTTGTGCCGCCGGCACCGGCGGCGCCGTCGAGGGCTTCGCGGCCGGCTTCGTCCGCCCCTTTGTCAGTCTCGAGCACGTGTCCGCGGCGATCATCGTCGGGCTGCTGGCCGTCCACCTCGGCGGCCGTGCGCTCAATCGTGTGCCGGGCGGCTTCCTGATGGTGATGATCCTCGGCGCGATGATGGGCGCGGCCGGGGCCGGCATGCCGTTCGTCGAAGAGATCTGCCTCGCCGCCGTCGTGATGTTCGGCGCGCTGGCCGTCCTGTGGTCGCGGTTGTCGGTGGTAATCGCGCTCAGCATCGCCGGCGTCATCGGCGTGATGCAGGGCCATCTGCACGGCGCCGCCATGCACAACGGGATCGCGTCGACCGGTTCGCTGGTCGGGCTCGTGCTCGGCATGGCGATCCTGCTCGGCGTCGGCATCATGCTCGGCGCCTTCGTCGACACGATCGTGGTCGGCGAAATCCGCCGCCTGACGCGGCGGCTCTGACGCCGCCGCACCGCCTCCGATCGCTATTCGACGTTTCACATCGGTCGCTGTCAGCGCCGGCCGCCGACCTCGTCGATGTGCAGCAGCAGATCGGCCGGATCCTCGTAGACCCGGTAGGCGCCGGCCTTGCTCAGCTCGTCCTCGCCGTAGCCGCCCGAGAGCAGGCCGATGCCGAGCGCGCGGGCGCGGCGGGCGGCGAGCAGGTCCCAGATCGAATCGCCGACCACGCAGGAGTTCTCGATCGGCACGCCGAGCTTGTCGGCGGCGGCGAGGAACAGGTCCGGATCGGGCTTGGCGTATTTCACCATGTCGCGGGTCACGACCGGCACCTTCGACCGGTCGACGCCGAGCGTGTCGAGCACGGGGCCGGCGGTCTCCATCCGGCCGCTGGTGGCGATCGCCCAGGGGATCTCGGCGTCGGTCAGCCATGCCAGCAGTTCGCGCGCGCCGGGCAGCGGCCGGATACCGTGGGAGCGGCTGTTGTAGGCCTCGGCGTGCTTCTGGCGCAGCCGATCGAGGCGCTCGGCGCTCATCTCGGTGCCCGTCTCGCGCGCGAGCATATTGGTGAACAGCCCGCCGCTCATGCCGATGCGACGATGGATGCGCCAGATCGACAGCTCGATGCCCTCCGAGACCAGCGCCTCGTGCCAGGCGAGCACATGGTCGTAGACGCTGTCGATGAGCGTGCCGTCGAGATCGAACAGGAACGCGGTTTCGGTCCGGGCCATGCGGGTCTCCTCTGCTGAAGTCGGGCGATTGCGGTCGCGCGATCCTGCGCGACGCATGCGGCGAAAATCGCGGGCCCGGCGTGTTCGATCCGGGACGACGTCACTTTCCGTCGGCGCGGGCGAACCAGAGCCGGGCGCGCAACAGCGCCCTGCGTGCCGGCCGCAGCATTGTGCCGAGGAATGCCTTCGAGCGTGCGACGGCGGCGCGGAGGCCGGCGACCAGATCACGCCAGACCGCATTGACGCCCATCGCTTCGAGATGGCCGAGCGCCCAGTCGCGCAGACGCATGGCCTGCGTGAAGCCCCAGGCGAACCAGCCGATCCGCATCAGCTGCGGCTTGGTGACGTGGAACAGCCGCTCGATCAGGACGATCGACAGGAGATGGGCCGTGACCAGCATGATCAGGCCGGTACGGAAGTGGCCGGTGCCGAGCAGGAACAGCGCAAACAGCTTTGGCGGCTCCAGGATCACGAAAGGCACCGCGAACAGCACCAGCGTCGTGTAGGGCGACAGCGTCTCGATCCAGGCGACGAAGCGCGTGACGAGCCGGAGCTCGGCCATCCGCCGCACCAGCGGCCGGATCGCGGCGAGCACGACGTCGTCGAGCAGGAAGTACAAGCCGACCAGCACCACGAAGGGAAAGCGCAGGATCGACCGCAGCAGGCTGTTGCGGGCGCCACGCCTTTGGGCCCGTTCGGGTTCGTCTTGTTCGAAATCGGGCACGATGAAAGACCTCGTCTCGGCAATGATCGAGCGAAGATAGGGGTTGGCGCCCCCGGGGACCAGAGGGGAAGCCAGTGCCGAGGGTCCGTGGCGGGGTCGATGGCAAGAAAAGCGGCCGGCCCGCGGGTCAGGACGGGCCGGCCTTCAGGGGGAGTTCAGTCCGGTCGCTTCAGAGCCGGAGCCCGGTTGCCGGGTCGAAGACCACCGCCTTGTCGAGGTTGAAGGCGAAGGGGATGCGGGTGTGGGGCCGCACGTCGGCGTCGGCGCGCATGCGGGCGACGACCTCCTTGCCGGCGATGCGGGTCACGACGAAGGTGTCCGAGCCGGCGGGCTCGACCACGTCGACCTGCGCCTCGACGATCTCGACGGAGGAGGAGCCGCGATCGGCGCCGTCGCGGTCGGTGATCGCTTCCGGGCGGATGCCGAGGATCACCTTGGCGCCGAGCTCGAGCGCGGGGGCGCCGGGCGCGCCGGCCTTGACCGAGGCGGGCACCGGCAGGCGGATGTCGCCGGCCGCGCCGTCGCGGGCGAGCGACAGGACCGTCCGTCCGGCATCCGAGCCGACCGTCGCCTCGACCAGGTTCATCGCCGGCGAGCCCATGAAGTCGGCGACGAACAGGTTGGCCGGGCGGTTGTAGATCTCCGCCGGCGTACCGACCTGCTGGACCATGCCGTCCTTGAGCACCGCGATCTTGGTCGCGAGCGTCATCGCCTCGATCTGATCGTGGGTGACGTAGACGATCGTGGTGCCGGTGGTCTGGTGCAGACGCTTGATTTCCGTCCGCATGTCGACGCGCAGCTTGGCGTCGAGGTTCGACAGCGGCTCGTCGAACAGGAACACCCGCGGATTGCGCACCAGCGCCCGGCCCATGGCGACGCGCTGGCGCTGGCCGCCGGAGAGCTGGCTCGGCTTGCGATCGAGCAGGTGACCGATCTGCAGCGTCTTGGCGACGCCCTCGATCGCCTTGTCGCGGTCGGCCTTCGAGACGCCGCGCATCTCGAGCGCGAAGCCGATGTTCTCGGCGACCGTCATGTTCGGATAGAGCGCGTAGGACTGGAACACCATGGCGATGTCGCGCTTCGACGGATGCAGGTCGTTGACGACCTGACCGTCGATGCGGATCTCGCCGGCGGTGATCGTCTCCAGCCCGGCGATCGTGTTGAGCAGGGTCGACTTGCCGCAGCCGGACGGGCCGACCAGCACCAGGAAGCCGCCCTTGTCGAGCGTGATGTCGATGCCCTTGAGGATCTCGACCGCGCCGAAGCGCTTGCGGAGCCCGACCATTTCGAGGAACGCCATACCGCGTCTCCCACTGTTTAAACTCTGTCCGGCCGGGCGCACGCGCGCCCGGCGTTCGTCTCTCGAAAACGCTCCTGCGGAAGCGTTTCGTCGGCGGCCGGGCCGCCGACCGTTCCTCACCCTTTGACGGCGCCCGCCATCAGCCCGCGGACGAAATAGCGTCCGGCGACGACATAGACGAACAGGGTGGGGAGGGCCGCGATCATCGCCGCGGCCATGTTGACGTTGTATTCGACGACGCCGGTCGAGGTGTTGACGACGTTGTTGAGCGCCACCGTCATCGGCATCACGTCGCCGGAGCCGGCATAGGCCGAGGCGAACAGGAAGTCGTTCCAGATGTTGGTGAACTGGTAGATCACCGTCACCACGATGATCGGCGTCGAGTTCGGCAGCAGGATGCGGCGGAAGATCTGGAAGAAGCTCGCGCCGTCGACCTGCGCGGCCTTGACCAGTTCGGTCGGGAACGCCTCGTAGTAGTTGCGGAAGAACAGCGTCGTGAAGCCGAGGCCGTAGATCGTGTGCACGATCACGAGGTTCACGGTCGGGTCGCCGAAACCGAAGTTGACGCCGAACATGCCGCGCAGGTCGTTTCCGAACCGGCCGAGCGCGCCGAGGATGGTCGCCATCGGCAGCAGCACGGCCTGGAACGGGATGAAGCAGGCGAACAGCATCAGCCCGAACACCAGCTTGTGGCCCCGGAACCGCCATTTGGTCAGCACGTAGCCGTTGAGCGCGCCGAGCATGGTCGAGATCGCCACCGCCGGCACGACCATCTTGATCGAATTCCAGAAGTAGCCCTTGATCCCGGCGCAGGTCAGTCCGACGCAGGTCTCGCCCCAGGCCCGCGCCCAGGGCGCGAAGGTCGGGTCCTTCGGCAGCGCCAGCATGTTGCCGGACTGGATCTCGTCCATCGACTTGAACGAGGTCACCAGCATCACGAACAGCGGGATCAGGTAGAACGCCGCGAACAGCGCGAGCATCCCGTAGATCACCACGCGGGTGACGGCCGATCCGCCGGCCGGCGAGGAGGTCGCAGCCGCGCTCATCGACCCTTCTCCTTCAGTTCGGAATAGAGGTAGGGCACGATGATCGCGGTGATGGTCATCAGCATGATCACGGCCGACGCCGAGCCGACGGCCATCTCGTTGCGCTTGAAGGTGTATTCGTACATGAAGTTCGACGGCAGCCAGGCCGAGCCGCCGGGGCCGCCGGAGGTCAGCGCCACGACGAGGTCGTAGGACTTGATCGCCATGTGCGCGAGCACGATGAAGGCGGACAGGAACACCGGCCGGAGCATCGGGATCACGATGCGGCGGTAGAGCTGCCAGGGCGTGGCGCCGTCGATCTGCGCGGCCTTCATGATCTCGCCGTCGATGCCGCGGAGCCCCGCGAGGAACATCGCCATGACGAAGCCCGAGGCCTGCCAGACGCCGGCGATGACCACCGTGTAGATCACGCGGTCCTTGTTCTTGATCCAGTCGAAATGGAACGAGGTCCAGCCCCACTGGTGCAGCGTCTGTTCGAGGCCGAGGCCCGGATCGAGGAACCACTTCCAGGCGACGCCCGTGACGATGAACGACAGCGCCATCGGGTAGAGGTAGATCGGCCGCAGCACGCCCTCGCCGCGGATCTTCTGGTCGAGCAGGATCGCGAGCAGCAGGCCGAGCGCCAAGCACAGGCCGATGTAGAGCACGCCGAAGATGCCGAGATTGGTGATCGACGTGTACCAGGACGACGGCGGATCGGTCTCGAAGGTCCAGGTCCACAGGCGCTGATAGGCGCGGGCGCCGGTCAGCGTGTAGTTCGGGAAGGTCTTGGAGTTCGTGAACGACAGGTAGATCGTCCAGAGGATGAAGCCGTAGACGAACACGACGACGGCCGCAAAGCTCGGCGCCAGCACGAGCTTCGGCAGCGCCTCCTGCAGGCGTCCGCGGATCGACCGCGTTGGCACGGACGCGACCTCGGCTGGTCTGGATGTGGCCGTGATGGACAAGGGGCGTGTCCTCTCGATGAATTCCGCGCCGGCGCGCCGGCGTACCGTCCCGATGGAGGCACGGCGCCCCTCGCGAGGCGCCGTGCGGAGGATCACTTCGCGTCGTTGATCGCGCGGACCAGTTCGGCGACGGCCTGGTCGGACGTCTTGATCTGGTCGTGCACGAACTTGGTCACGACGTCCTTGTAGGCGTTGGCGACCGCCGGCGGGGCGCCGTAGCCCTGCGCCAGCGAGCCGAACAGCGTGCCCTTCTCGTTGGCCGCCTTCAGATCGGCGATGCCCTTCTTGCCGCAGGCGTCGAAGTCGGTGTCCGGCACGTCGGTGCGGGCCGGAACAGAGCCCTTCACGACGTTGAAGGCCGACTGGAAGCTCTTCGACAGCGTGGCGGTGGCGAGCGCGACCTGCGCGGCCTTGCGGTCGGCGCCGACGTTGAACATGCCGAACATGTCGGAGTTATAGACGACCGAGCCCTCGGTGCCGGGGAAGCGGTAGCAGAGGAAGTCCTTGCCCGGCTCCTTCTTGGCGGCGACGAACTCGCCCTTGGCCCAGTCGCCCATGACCTGCACGAGCGCGTCACCCTTGATCACCATCGCGGTGGCGAGGTTCCAGTCGCGGCCGGAGAAGTTGGCGTCCACATAGGGCTTCAGGCGGGCGAGGTTGTCGAAGGCCTTCTTCATGGTCGGCGACTTGAGCGAGGCCTCGTCGAGGTCGTTCATCGCCTTCTTGTAGAACTCCGGACCGCCGGTCGACAGCACGATGCTGTCGAACATGGTGGCTTCCTGCCAGCTCTGGCCGCCGAGCGCGAGCGGGATCACGCCGGCCTTCTTGGCCTGGTCGAGCAGCGTGACGAATTCGTCGAAGTTCTTCGGCTGCTTGCCCTCGATCTTGTCCATGACGGACTTGTTGATCCAGAGCCAGTTGACCGAGTGGACGTTGACCGGCGCGGCCACCCACTTGCCGTTATAGACAGAGAACTTCTGCAGCGCGGCCGGGACGGCCTTGTCCCAGCCTTCCTTCTTGGCGGTGTCGGTCAGGTCGCCCATCACGCCGGCGGCGGCGTAGTCGAGCACCGTGTAGCCGAGCATCTGCGAGGCGGTTGGATAGTTGCCGGCCGCGACCATCGCCTTCAGCGCCGTCATGGCGGCGTCGCCGCCGCCGCCGGCGACCGGCACGTCCTTCCAGCCGTAGCCTTCCTTGGCGAGATCCTGCTTCAGGACATTCAGCGCGGCCGCTTCGCCGCCCGAGGTCCACCAGTGCAGCATCTGCACTTCCTTGGTCTGGGCGAAAGCCGAGCCCGAGAACGCGACACCGGCGGCGAGCGCCACACCGGCGAGGATTTTCGACCGATACGTCATGGTGCATTCCTCCCAATCCGCCGGAACCGCCGGTCTTCCTGCCGGCCTTCCGGGATTTGCTTGTCATGGTGGTGCCCGTCGAAAGGACGGACGCCGGTCTTCCGGCCGGGGAGCGCCCCGGCGGCGATTCACCCGGCCGATCGGCCGGAGAAAGGACTTTCCGCGCCGCTCATGCCGACGCGCCGATCTTCAGCGCGGCAGGCTGCGCGGGCGTGTTCGAAGTCTGGGGTGCGGGGCCCGCGCCGGAGGAGGCGCGCACCACCAGCCGCGTCTCGCCGACATGGCCGACTTCGGCCGGATCGGCGCCATGAATCAGGCCGAGCAGCACCTCGGCGGCGCGCTGGCCGATGCCGCGCGTGCCGGCGTCGATGGTGGTCAGTGGCGGGTTGTTGTCGGCGGCCTCGGCAATGTCGTCGAAACCGACCACCGCGACGTCGCGGCCGACCACCAGGCCGGCTTCGGCGATCGCGCGCGTGGCGCCGATCGCGACCACGTCGTTGTAGCAGACGATCGCCGTCGGCCGCCGCGACGAGGCGAGCATGGTGGCCGCGGCCTCCAGGCCGCCGGCGCGGGTGGGCATCGATTCGAAGATCAGCGAATGGTCGGCCGGCAGCCCGGCGGCATGGAGCGCGTCGCGCCAGCCGGCGATCCGCTCCTGCTGCGTGGTGATCGAGGCATAGCCGCCGACATAGGCGATGCGGCGATGGCCGAGGCCGATCAGATGCTCGGTCGCCTTGCGCGACCCGGCGCGATTGTCCGGGCCGACATAGGGCAGGGGGCTGCCCTCGACCCGGCGCATGGTGATGACGGTCGGCACGGAGCGGGTCGGCAGGTTGGCGAGATCCCAGGCCCGCGAGCCGCGCGCCGGGCTCATGATCACGCCCGCCAGATTGTGCTCGCGCAGCGAGCGCAGCACATGGGCCTGACGCTCCAGATCCTCGTTGGTGTTGGCCAGGATCGGCA
This genomic interval carries:
- a CDS encoding LysE family transporter; the protein is MTLWLFLEAVVAGIIYVIVPGPATLAVLGLSASHGRGRAALFLAAHFAGDVVWSVLALAALLGASRLGPELFHLLGLACGGYLIYVGVQAIRTRRGAGGAAEAVGAASPLRTGLLFGLTNPKAYPFALAMFGALAVEVGGGIALREAVFLLIGTSLGIAMGGFFTIYWTGLAPISRLFGRFRVGLVRAAGVLFVLIGAKTAWDAAAALRRG
- a CDS encoding HupE/UreJ family protein, with translation MRGIRALVLAGATAVTLSLPTAACAAGTGGAVEGFAAGFVRPFVSLEHVSAAIIVGLLAVHLGGRALNRVPGGFLMVMILGAMMGAAGAGMPFVEEICLAAVVMFGALAVLWSRLSVVIALSIAGVIGVMQGHLHGAAMHNGIASTGSLVGLVLGMAILLGVGIMLGAFVDTIVVGEIRRLTRRL
- a CDS encoding HAD family hydrolase, producing MARTETAFLFDLDGTLIDSVYDHVLAWHEALVSEGIELSIWRIHRRIGMSGGLFTNMLARETGTEMSAERLDRLRQKHAEAYNSRSHGIRPLPGARELLAWLTDAEIPWAIATSGRMETAGPVLDTLGVDRSKVPVVTRDMVKYAKPDPDLFLAAADKLGVPIENSCVVGDSIWDLLAARRARALGIGLLSGGYGEDELSKAGAYRVYEDPADLLLHIDEVGGRR
- a CDS encoding ABC transporter ATP-binding protein, with product MAFLEMVGLRKRFGAVEILKGIDITLDKGGFLVLVGPSGCGKSTLLNTIAGLETITAGEIRIDGQVVNDLHPSKRDIAMVFQSYALYPNMTVAENIGFALEMRGVSKADRDKAIEGVAKTLQIGHLLDRKPSQLSGGQRQRVAMGRALVRNPRVFLFDEPLSNLDAKLRVDMRTEIKRLHQTTGTTIVYVTHDQIEAMTLATKIAVLKDGMVQQVGTPAEIYNRPANLFVADFMGSPAMNLVEATVGSDAGRTVLSLARDGAAGDIRLPVPASVKAGAPGAPALELGAKVILGIRPEAITDRDGADRGSSSVEIVEAQVDVVEPAGSDTFVVTRIAGKEVVARMRADADVRPHTRIPFAFNLDKAVVFDPATGLRL
- a CDS encoding carbohydrate ABC transporter permease, whose amino-acid sequence is MSAAATSSPAGGSAVTRVVIYGMLALFAAFYLIPLFVMLVTSFKSMDEIQSGNMLALPKDPTFAPWARAWGETCVGLTCAGIKGYFWNSIKMVVPAVAISTMLGALNGYVLTKWRFRGHKLVFGLMLFACFIPFQAVLLPMATILGALGRFGNDLRGMFGVNFGFGDPTVNLVIVHTIYGLGFTTLFFRNYYEAFPTELVKAAQVDGASFFQIFRRILLPNSTPIIVVTVIYQFTNIWNDFLFASAYAGSGDVMPMTVALNNVVNTSTGVVEYNVNMAAAMIAALPTLFVYVVAGRYFVRGLMAGAVKG
- a CDS encoding sugar ABC transporter permease; translation: MPTRSIRGRLQEALPKLVLAPSFAAVVVFVYGFILWTIYLSFTNSKTFPNYTLTGARAYQRLWTWTFETDPPSSWYTSITNLGIFGVLYIGLCLALGLLLAILLDQKIRGEGVLRPIYLYPMALSFIVTGVAWKWFLDPGLGLEQTLHQWGWTSFHFDWIKNKDRVIYTVVIAGVWQASGFVMAMFLAGLRGIDGEIMKAAQIDGATPWQLYRRIVIPMLRPVFLSAFIVLAHMAIKSYDLVVALTSGGPGGSAWLPSNFMYEYTFKRNEMAVGSASAVIMLMTITAIIVPYLYSELKEKGR
- a CDS encoding ABC transporter substrate-binding protein; this encodes MTYRSKILAGVALAAGVAFSGSAFAQTKEVQMLHWWTSGGEAAALNVLKQDLAKEGYGWKDVPVAGGGGDAAMTALKAMVAAGNYPTASQMLGYTVLDYAAAGVMGDLTDTAKKEGWDKAVPAALQKFSVYNGKWVAAPVNVHSVNWLWINKSVMDKIEGKQPKNFDEFVTLLDQAKKAGVIPLALGGQSWQEATMFDSIVLSTGGPEFYKKAMNDLDEASLKSPTMKKAFDNLARLKPYVDANFSGRDWNLATAMVIKGDALVQVMGDWAKGEFVAAKKEPGKDFLCYRFPGTEGSVVYNSDMFGMFNVGADRKAAQVALATATLSKSFQSAFNVVKGSVPARTDVPDTDFDACGKKGIADLKAANEKGTLFGSLAQGYGAPPAVANAYKDVVTKFVHDQIKTSDQAVAELVRAINDAK
- a CDS encoding LacI family DNA-binding transcriptional regulator; the protein is MVETRSGAPKAGAGRPATIVDIAAAAGVSKSTVSLVLRGSPLVKAETREKVERVIERYGYVYNRGAANLRKATSSFVGLLISDLMNPFFTELAVGVEDALYRLGFVPILANTNEDLERQAHVLRSLREHNLAGVIMSPARGSRAWDLANLPTRSVPTVITMRRVEGSPLPYVGPDNRAGSRKATEHLIGLGHRRIAYVGGYASITTQQERIAGWRDALHAAGLPADHSLIFESMPTRAGGLEAAATMLASSRRPTAIVCYNDVVAIGATRAIAEAGLVVGRDVAVVGFDDIAEAADNNPPLTTIDAGTRGIGQRAAEVLLGLIHGADPAEVGHVGETRLVVRASSGAGPAPQTSNTPAQPAALKIGASA